The Panacibacter microcysteis genome includes a window with the following:
- a CDS encoding vWA domain-containing protein: MLGHRFIKFDPNANGKTKFEQMLDLFMQLLTYANGDVSEALQWMNELDKKYQLTDDEYGMGDFIDDLKKEGYIKDDNEKGQIVITGKSEQSIRKRSLEEIFGKLKKSRQGDHSTKKPGLGDEISPDHRPFQFGDMLEQINFTESIRNAQINHGVENFNMQEDDLQIRETDFKAQTSTVLMIDISHSMILYGEDRITPAKKVAMALSELITTKYPKDTLDIVVFGNDAWPVEIKDLPYLQVGPYHTNTVAGLELAMDILRKRRNPNKQIFMITDGKPTCLKIGGRYYKNSFGLDRKITNRCLNLAAQCKKLKIPITTFMIASDPYLQRFVNEFTETNNGKAFFASLDRLGAFIFKDFESGKRKTVF; the protein is encoded by the coding sequence ATGTTAGGACACCGCTTTATAAAATTTGATCCCAATGCAAACGGTAAAACAAAATTTGAGCAAATGCTTGATTTGTTTATGCAACTTCTTACTTATGCAAATGGAGATGTTAGCGAAGCTTTGCAATGGATGAATGAACTGGATAAAAAATACCAGCTTACAGATGATGAATATGGTATGGGCGACTTTATCGACGACCTTAAAAAAGAAGGATATATAAAAGATGATAATGAAAAAGGCCAGATTGTTATAACCGGCAAAAGTGAACAGAGCATACGCAAACGCAGCCTGGAAGAAATCTTTGGCAAACTTAAAAAAAGCAGGCAGGGAGACCATTCTACAAAAAAGCCGGGTCTTGGAGACGAGATAAGTCCTGATCACAGGCCATTCCAGTTTGGCGATATGCTTGAGCAGATTAATTTTACAGAAAGTATTCGCAATGCGCAGATCAATCATGGCGTGGAAAATTTCAATATGCAGGAAGATGACCTGCAGATACGGGAAACAGATTTCAAAGCGCAGACCTCAACTGTTTTAATGATTGACATATCTCACTCCATGATTTTATATGGAGAAGACAGGATTACCCCGGCCAAAAAAGTAGCGATGGCACTAAGTGAACTGATCACAACAAAATATCCGAAAGACACTTTGGACATCGTTGTTTTTGGTAATGACGCATGGCCGGTGGAAATAAAAGATCTTCCTTATTTACAGGTAGGGCCGTACCATACGAATACAGTGGCCGGGCTCGAGCTGGCAATGGATATACTGCGTAAACGAAGAAATCCCAATAAGCAGATATTTATGATTACCGATGGTAAACCTACCTGCTTAAAAATCGGAGGCCGGTATTACAAAAACAGTTTCGGCCTTGATAGAAAAATAACGAACCGTTGTTTAAATCTTGCCGCACAGTGCAAAAAGCTAAAGATTCCCATTACTACATTCATGATAGCCAGTGACCCTTACCTGCAGCGTTTTGTAAATGAATTCACAGAAACGAACAATGGTAAGGCTTTCTTTGCAAGCCTCGACAGGCTGGGTGCATTTATCTTCAAAGATTTTGAGAGCGGAAAAAGAAAAACCGTGTTTTAA
- a CDS encoding acyl-CoA desaturase, with translation MYFIIAFFILHWYLSLFSQTFFLHRYAAHKAFTMSKTWERVFFLVTYVTQGSSYLSPKVYGIMHRIHHAYTDTELDPHSPAYDSNFFTMMWRTKKVYTSIMDGTYPMEEKFTKNVPSWNWFDKWANSSLSRLLWIGIYVCIYIAFAPSYWWFLLIPVHAVMGPLHGVIINWFAHKYGHVNFETDNTSKNLFKLDVLMMGEGYHNNHHKFPSRINFAAGKGEFDLCYPIILLLMKLKVVKPLNAEVQ, from the coding sequence ATGTATTTTATTATTGCGTTTTTCATTTTACATTGGTATTTGTCATTATTTTCCCAAACGTTTTTTCTACACAGGTATGCGGCACACAAAGCTTTTACCATGAGTAAAACATGGGAACGTGTATTTTTCCTTGTTACTTACGTTACGCAGGGTTCCTCTTATTTAAGCCCGAAAGTGTACGGGATCATGCACAGGATACATCATGCTTATACAGATACCGAACTTGACCCACATTCACCCGCATATGACAGTAACTTTTTTACCATGATGTGGCGAACAAAAAAGGTATACACATCGATCATGGATGGTACTTACCCTATGGAAGAAAAATTTACTAAGAATGTACCTTCCTGGAACTGGTTTGATAAATGGGCCAACAGTTCCTTGTCACGATTGCTCTGGATTGGCATATACGTTTGCATTTACATAGCATTTGCTCCGTCTTACTGGTGGTTTTTACTTATTCCTGTGCATGCAGTAATGGGGCCGTTACATGGGGTAATCATCAACTGGTTTGCTCACAAATACGGCCATGTTAATTTTGAAACAGACAATACTTCCAAAAACCTCTTCAAACTCGATGTACTTATGATGGGTGAAGGTTACCACAATAATCACCATAAATTTCCTTCGCGAATAAATTTTGCAGCCGGAAAAGGGGAGTTTGACCTTTGTTACCCGATTATCCTGCTGCTGATGAAACTCAAGGTTGTTAAGCCGTTAAACGCTGAAGTTCAATAG
- the rpsP gene encoding 30S ribosomal protein S16 has translation MAVKIRLQRHGSKKRPFYFIVVADARAPRDGKFIQKIGTYNPLTVPATIQLDRQKALEWLHKGAQPTDTVRRILSFKGVLYLKHLLRGVKLGLFDEATAMVKFQKWHEEHEASVKRRTEEHRKAQRARRPYGGGASGGRRYEQRNESSAQ, from the coding sequence ATGGCAGTTAAAATCAGACTTCAGAGACACGGAAGTAAAAAGAGGCCTTTCTATTTTATTGTAGTAGCCGATGCCCGTGCACCCCGTGATGGAAAATTTATCCAGAAAATCGGAACTTACAACCCACTTACAGTACCAGCAACAATTCAGCTCGACAGGCAGAAAGCCCTTGAGTGGCTGCACAAAGGTGCACAGCCAACTGATACCGTAAGACGCATTCTTTCGTTTAAAGGCGTATTGTACCTTAAACACCTGCTGCGTGGCGTAAAGCTTGGTTTGTTTGATGAAGCTACCGCAATGGTTAAGTTTCAAAAGTGGCACGAAGAGCATGAAGCAAGCGTAAAACGTCGTACAGAAGAGCACAGAAAGGCACAACGTGCCAGACGTCCTTATGGCGGCGGGGCATCAGGTGGCAGAAGGTATGAGCAGAGAAACGAAAGTTCTGCTCAATAA
- the dctA gene encoding C4-dicarboxylate transporter DctA, with product MKVLKSLYAQVIIAIFIGILLGVWVPEFAVALKPLSDIFIRLIKMMIVPIIFCTIVTGIAGMEDMNTAGRIGVRALIYFEILTTIALILGLVIVNLVNPGDGMAVDPASLDASGVQGYVKEGEASGGFMSFILHIIPENILGAFAEGNILQVLFFAVLFGTGLAKIGGKAAPLLRGIHSLTEGLFAVMRIIMKLAPVGALGAMAFTIGKFGWDSLLSLGKLMACFYATCIIFIFLVLGGILKFYGFSIVRLIRFIGEELWIVLGTSSSESGLPGLIQKLKKLGCKESVVGLVVPTGYSFNLDGTCIYLTMAAIFITQAVDMPLNFGQQVYLLLVLLLTSKGAAGVTGAGFITLAATLPIVEHIPAASVAIIFGIDRFMSEARAITNFIGNAVATIVVAKWDKKIDMETAKKFIG from the coding sequence ATGAAAGTATTAAAGAGCCTTTATGCACAGGTAATTATAGCAATATTCATTGGTATATTATTAGGTGTATGGGTGCCGGAATTTGCCGTTGCTTTAAAACCCCTCAGCGATATTTTTATCAGGCTTATCAAAATGATGATCGTACCCATCATTTTCTGTACGATTGTAACAGGTATTGCCGGAATGGAAGATATGAACACTGCCGGCAGGATTGGTGTACGGGCGCTTATATATTTTGAAATTCTTACTACCATAGCACTTATACTGGGGCTGGTAATTGTAAACCTGGTAAACCCGGGAGATGGTATGGCTGTAGACCCCGCCAGCTTAGATGCCAGCGGCGTACAGGGTTATGTGAAGGAGGGCGAAGCGTCTGGTGGTTTTATGAGCTTTATATTGCACATCATTCCCGAAAATATCCTCGGTGCATTTGCCGAAGGCAATATTTTACAGGTTTTATTTTTCGCAGTGCTGTTTGGAACAGGATTGGCGAAGATTGGTGGAAAAGCTGCGCCGCTGCTGCGTGGCATACATAGTTTAACAGAAGGATTGTTTGCTGTTATGCGTATCATTATGAAGCTTGCGCCTGTTGGCGCACTGGGCGCTATGGCATTTACAATAGGCAAATTTGGGTGGGATTCACTGCTATCTCTCGGTAAACTGATGGCGTGCTTTTACGCTACCTGTATTATCTTCATTTTTCTGGTACTCGGCGGCATATTAAAATTTTATGGTTTCAGCATTGTACGGCTGATCAGGTTTATAGGAGAGGAGTTGTGGATTGTACTGGGAACGTCGTCTTCTGAAAGTGGATTACCGGGCTTAATTCAAAAATTAAAAAAGCTTGGTTGCAAAGAATCTGTTGTTGGTTTGGTTGTGCCTACAGGTTATTCTTTTAACCTGGACGGTACATGTATCTATCTTACAATGGCAGCCATTTTTATAACCCAGGCTGTAGATATGCCATTAAACTTTGGCCAGCAGGTCTATTTATTGCTCGTGCTGCTGCTTACATCAAAAGGTGCTGCAGGTGTAACCGGTGCTGGTTTTATTACCCTTGCAGCAACGCTGCCAATAGTAGAACATATTCCTGCTGCCTCTGTAGCCATTATATTCGGGATAGACCGCTTTATGAGCGAAGCAAGAGCCATTACCAACTTTATTGGCAATGCAGTAGCCACTATTGTGGTAGCAAAATGGGATAAGAAAATAGATATGGAAACCGCGAAAAAATTTATCGGCTGA
- a CDS encoding ABC transporter permease, with protein MEGKYSQVKAMLSITKASLRATFRSPSSVIFSVGFPLIFILVFGFIGEGGGFSVNVALDKTSDTSNPVYHAISNIQAINFKDKPDSLIKEDLEKGNLTALIKIEKNNGNPAYLVKLTTSEAVKTQDLNILQSILNAVIGNINEQVYPNAASIAKVEKDVQKIPGRVYRQIDFILPGQLGFSLLSAGVFGVAFLFFNLRQQLVLKRFFATPITRTYIVLGEAISRVLFQMIASVVIVSIGVLAFDFTLVHGVITFLQLMLLSLLGLIVFMGYGFIVSNVAKNESTIPPFANLFTFPQFLLSGTFFPIEVFPKWLQFFCNLLPLTHFNNAMREISFEGAGILDVWQDVGILLIWGVILYAIAIKVFKWE; from the coding sequence ATGGAGGGTAAGTACAGCCAGGTAAAAGCAATGCTTTCAATTACTAAAGCCAGTCTCAGAGCCACTTTTCGCAGTCCTTCTTCAGTTATCTTTAGCGTAGGTTTTCCGCTTATCTTCATACTGGTTTTTGGTTTTATTGGCGAGGGCGGAGGTTTTTCTGTGAATGTTGCACTCGATAAAACCAGCGATACTTCTAACCCGGTGTACCACGCTATCAGCAATATCCAAGCCATCAACTTCAAAGACAAACCAGATAGCCTGATAAAAGAAGACCTGGAAAAAGGCAATCTTACCGCGCTTATAAAGATCGAGAAAAACAATGGCAATCCCGCATACCTCGTAAAGCTAACGACTTCCGAAGCCGTAAAAACGCAGGATCTTAATATACTCCAGTCTATACTCAATGCCGTTATCGGTAACATAAATGAGCAGGTTTATCCAAATGCAGCAAGCATTGCAAAAGTTGAGAAAGATGTTCAGAAAATACCCGGCAGGGTATACCGGCAAATCGATTTTATACTACCCGGCCAGCTTGGCTTTTCTTTACTGAGTGCAGGTGTGTTTGGAGTTGCCTTTTTATTCTTCAATCTTCGCCAGCAACTGGTGCTTAAACGCTTTTTTGCAACTCCCATCACCAGGACTTATATCGTCCTGGGTGAGGCCATCAGCCGCGTACTTTTCCAGATGATTGCATCAGTTGTTATTGTAAGTATTGGCGTACTGGCGTTTGATTTTACACTCGTGCATGGCGTTATTACATTTTTACAATTGATGCTGCTTTCTTTACTGGGCCTTATCGTTTTCATGGGTTATGGATTTATTGTAAGCAACGTGGCAAAAAATGAAAGCACCATACCGCCATTTGCCAACCTTTTTACCTTTCCGCAATTTCTATTATCAGGCACATTTTTCCCGATAGAAGTTTTTCCAAAATGGTTACAGTTTTTCTGCAACCTTTTACCCTTAACACATTTTAATAATGCCATGCGCGAAATTTCTTTCGAAGGCGCCGGCATATTAGATGTGTGGCAGGATGTAGGTATATTATTAATTTGGGGCGTTATCCTCTACGCCATCGCCATAAAAGTATTTAAGTGGGAATAA
- the parS gene encoding type II RES/Xre toxin-antitoxin system antitoxin, with protein sequence MAKQKKYADQQVPHSGAGDGALHYRTVKRLPEVADFPYRKFEKIAALVPFTQKDWAGILHLSERTLQRYAKDNSSFEGIYVDRILQMEQLIELGLETFTDATALYSWLRKEKKVLGHTLTFESLYSAQGIQDLIDQLRRIQYGVYS encoded by the coding sequence ATGGCAAAACAAAAAAAATATGCAGACCAGCAGGTACCACACTCAGGTGCAGGGGATGGTGCCCTGCATTACAGAACTGTGAAGAGATTGCCGGAAGTAGCCGATTTTCCCTATCGTAAATTTGAAAAAATTGCGGCACTTGTGCCTTTTACGCAAAAGGATTGGGCCGGTATTTTGCATCTTTCAGAAAGAACATTACAACGCTATGCTAAAGACAACAGCAGTTTTGAAGGAATTTATGTGGACCGCATTCTGCAGATGGAGCAACTGATAGAACTGGGTTTGGAAACCTTTACCGATGCTACAGCTTTGTATAGCTGGTTGCGTAAAGAGAAAAAAGTGCTTGGCCATACATTGACTTTCGAATCTTTGTATTCAGCACAGGGCATACAGGATTTAATCGATCAGCTAAGAAGAATTCAATACGGTGTTTATTCATGA
- a CDS encoding RES family NAD+ phosphorylase → MIVYRFSHPKYADDISGTGAKLVGGRWNLPGTALVYTSASISLALLEVLVNASTLEQLQVIQLMEIELPETGFHEVNKARLKKNWWNDFEYTQWMGSEIIRSNAPLVIQCPSAVVDKEHNYLLNPAHAQYYMVKIKASNSFRFDERLFKV, encoded by the coding sequence ATGATAGTTTACAGGTTCTCACATCCTAAATATGCAGATGATATTTCAGGCACGGGTGCAAAACTTGTTGGTGGAAGATGGAACCTGCCAGGTACTGCACTTGTATATACCAGTGCAAGCATTTCACTTGCGCTGCTCGAGGTATTGGTAAACGCCAGCACATTGGAGCAACTGCAGGTAATACAATTAATGGAGATTGAACTGCCTGAAACAGGTTTTCACGAAGTGAATAAAGCAAGGCTTAAGAAAAACTGGTGGAATGATTTTGAATACACTCAATGGATGGGGTCTGAAATTATACGGTCAAATGCACCGCTTGTTATTCAATGCCCTTCTGCAGTGGTAGATAAGGAACATAACTACTTACTGAACCCTGCCCACGCACAATACTACATGGTAAAAATAAAAGCCAGCAACAGCTTTCGCTTCGATGAACGTTTATTTAAGGTTTAA
- the sppA gene encoding signal peptide peptidase SppA, whose protein sequence is MKSFLKTFFASFLALIIFSVLALVIGIWILSAVVQPDKPAIGQKAVLVLDLNKIYNEQEKENPIASITGDESGNSPGLYDVVRLLHYAKQDSTVKGLYIKAGSNMNGFGASEELRNAVLDFKQSRKFVIAYGETIDQKSYYVSTAANKIYCHPQGGIDWDGFSVTYLFMKGLLDKLGIEPQVFYAGKYKSATEPFRFTKMSEPSRLQTTDMLNDLYSILLKTTAAARNIDTATLHSLSVNGVIRSANDALNNKLVDGLKYDDEVKDEIINLLKLKNTDKINFTELNEYGAAVPYKKSGNGDKIALIYANGDIVGGKGDDEQIGSDKFVELIRKARLDNDVQAIVFRVNSPGGSSLASDAIWREITLAKKAKPVVVSMGDYAASGGYYISCNADSVFANAGTITGSIGVFSLLPNMQKLFNEKLGLTFDGVKTGPYADMGSVNRPLTETEKRFLQASVDSIYYTFKSRVAEGRKTNIDYVDSIAQGHVYTGERAIMLKLVDRTGTLQDAVECAARMAGTKNYWLKEYPEKKTFWQEITNADNFVESNSEKAIVKKIGAEQYQMLQRVKNVKELMQAPQARLPFDMNIY, encoded by the coding sequence ATGAAGAGTTTCCTCAAAACATTCTTTGCTTCATTCCTTGCCCTTATTATTTTCAGTGTTCTTGCATTGGTTATTGGCATATGGATATTAAGTGCGGTTGTACAACCCGATAAACCCGCAATTGGCCAGAAAGCCGTACTGGTTCTGGACCTGAATAAAATTTACAATGAACAGGAGAAAGAAAATCCCATAGCATCTATCACCGGCGATGAATCTGGAAACAGTCCCGGTTTGTATGATGTGGTGCGTCTTCTGCATTATGCAAAACAAGACAGCACAGTGAAAGGCCTGTATATAAAAGCGGGCAGCAACATGAATGGCTTCGGCGCCAGCGAGGAATTACGCAATGCTGTTCTTGATTTTAAACAAAGCAGGAAGTTTGTGATTGCATACGGCGAAACGATAGATCAGAAATCATATTACGTTTCAACGGCGGCCAACAAGATCTATTGTCACCCACAGGGTGGTATTGACTGGGACGGTTTTTCCGTTACATATCTTTTTATGAAAGGCCTGCTTGACAAACTAGGGATAGAGCCGCAGGTATTCTATGCAGGAAAATACAAAAGTGCCACAGAGCCTTTCAGGTTTACCAAAATGTCTGAGCCCAGCCGTTTACAAACTACAGATATGCTGAATGATCTCTACAGCATATTGCTTAAAACTACGGCAGCAGCCAGGAACATCGATACGGCAACACTGCATTCACTGTCTGTAAACGGTGTTATCCGCAGTGCAAACGATGCTTTGAATAATAAACTTGTGGATGGACTTAAATATGACGACGAAGTAAAAGATGAGATCATCAACCTGTTAAAACTGAAAAATACAGATAAAATCAATTTTACTGAACTGAATGAATATGGTGCAGCCGTGCCTTATAAAAAATCGGGTAATGGCGATAAAATTGCGCTCATCTATGCCAACGGGGATATCGTGGGTGGCAAGGGTGATGATGAGCAGATTGGCAGCGACAAATTTGTTGAATTGATCAGGAAAGCCCGGTTAGATAATGATGTGCAGGCAATCGTTTTTCGTGTAAATTCTCCCGGCGGCAGTTCCCTGGCAAGTGATGCCATCTGGCGTGAAATAACGCTGGCTAAAAAAGCAAAACCGGTAGTGGTAAGTATGGGTGATTACGCAGCATCCGGCGGCTATTATATTAGTTGTAACGCAGACTCTGTTTTTGCAAATGCCGGTACCATTACCGGTTCAATCGGTGTATTTAGCCTGCTGCCTAATATGCAAAAGCTTTTCAATGAAAAACTGGGGCTTACTTTCGATGGCGTTAAAACAGGGCCTTATGCAGATATGGGTAGTGTAAACCGGCCGCTGACTGAAACAGAAAAAAGGTTCCTGCAGGCCTCTGTTGACTCTATTTATTACACCTTCAAATCCCGTGTGGCTGAAGGCAGAAAGACAAATATTGACTATGTAGATAGTATTGCACAAGGGCACGTTTACACCGGCGAACGAGCCATTATGCTTAAGCTTGTTGACAGAACGGGCACGCTGCAGGATGCAGTTGAATGCGCAGCAAGAATGGCGGGTACAAAAAATTATTGGTTGAAAGAATACCCGGAAAAGAAAACATTCTGGCAGGAGATAACAAATGCCGACAACTTTGTAGAAAGCAATTCTGAAAAAGCCATTGTAAAAAAAATAGGCGCAGAGCAATACCAGATGCTGCAACGGGTAAAAAATGTGAAAGAACTAATGCAGGCACCGCAGGCAAGATTACCTTTTGATATGAACATTTATTAA
- the folK gene encoding 2-amino-4-hydroxy-6-hydroxymethyldihydropteridine diphosphokinase, which yields MNKAYLLTGGNLGDRAGNLAMASAYIQQYCGTIVQKSCLYETAAWGLQDQPDFYNQAILLETDLTAPNLMEILLRIEYKMGRTRTVKMGPRIIDIDMLFYNTAIMETATLIIPHPRMQERRFVLMPLAEIAPQYVHPVFHKTIVQLLEACKDELNVYKIEQ from the coding sequence ATGAATAAAGCATACCTGCTGACAGGCGGCAATTTAGGCGACCGTGCCGGAAACCTTGCAATGGCCAGTGCGTACATTCAACAATATTGCGGTACAATAGTTCAAAAATCGTGCTTGTACGAAACGGCAGCATGGGGCTTGCAGGATCAGCCGGATTTCTACAACCAGGCTATACTGCTTGAAACGGACCTAACCGCACCAAATTTAATGGAAATTCTATTGCGTATAGAATACAAAATGGGCAGAACCAGAACAGTGAAGATGGGGCCACGCATCATTGATATTGACATGCTTTTCTACAATACTGCCATAATGGAAACCGCAACGCTCATTATTCCACACCCACGCATGCAGGAAAGACGTTTTGTTTTAATGCCCCTTGCAGAGATCGCACCACAATATGTGCACCCGGTTTTCCATAAAACAATTGTGCAGTTACTGGAAGCATGTAAGGATGAATTGAATGTGTATAAAATTGAACAATAG
- a CDS encoding deoxynucleoside kinase, with protein sequence MKYHFITIEGNIGAGKTTLAHLLSKKLNARLVLEEFDDNPFLPKFYENPQQYAFPLELFFMAERFKQLKDMLRTKDMFQSVTVSDYLFTKCLLFAKVNLPEEEFRLYQKLFEIMHQQIVFPDVVIYLHAPVQKLQKNIRKRNRVYEQNIPDEYLFSIQETYTSYIKQHNITTIFIDASNADFLDNEKHLQVVLDALETDLEGGQHYFTLP encoded by the coding sequence ATGAAATATCACTTCATAACAATAGAAGGCAACATTGGCGCGGGTAAAACCACGCTTGCACACCTGTTGTCAAAAAAACTAAATGCACGGCTGGTGCTTGAAGAGTTTGATGACAATCCTTTTCTGCCGAAATTTTATGAAAACCCGCAACAGTACGCGTTTCCGCTGGAATTGTTTTTTATGGCCGAACGTTTTAAGCAGTTGAAAGACATGCTGCGTACAAAAGATATGTTCCAGTCTGTAACGGTATCGGATTACCTGTTTACAAAGTGCCTGCTTTTTGCAAAAGTAAATTTGCCCGAAGAAGAATTTCGCCTGTACCAGAAGTTGTTTGAGATTATGCACCAGCAGATCGTATTTCCCGATGTGGTAATTTACCTGCATGCGCCGGTGCAAAAGCTGCAAAAAAACATCAGGAAACGCAACCGTGTGTATGAACAAAATATTCCCGATGAATACCTTTTCAGCATACAGGAAACGTACACCAGCTATATAAAACAACATAATATTACAACGATTTTTATTGATGCTTCCAATGCCGATTTTCTCGATAATGAGAAACACCTGCAGGTGGTTTTAGACGCGCTTGAAACTGACCTGGAAGGTGGCCAGCATTACTTTACATTGCCGTAA
- a CDS encoding MFS transporter, whose amino-acid sequence MANRQQQNSPLAAVRIPEYRSLMIGRMVFIMGLRMMGTLVGWWIYNLTNDPLAIGLVGLSEVIPAVSLALYAGHVIDKNEKRFMILRGVLLYALCAGVLLLLSTSFAAERLSNHWIAIGVYTVIFFTGVTRAFTGPVFNVLVAHIVPKEILQNAITWNQGVWLTASVVGHAMGGLLIAHIGITGTLSVICVLILIAFFVMLQLKPKPPLHEQGEKRTWESVKEGLRFVFKTKELLGAISLDLFAVLFGGAVAMVPVFARDILHVDAIGFGWLNAASDIGSICIVIILTISPIAKQHGKKLLFAVAGFGTCIIIFGLSEFFWLSFFVLMVSGMLDGVSVVIRGTIMQLKTPDHMRGRVMSVNSMFINSSNELGQFESGVMARLLGNVPSVVFGGCMTLLVVIITWVKAPSLRKMEY is encoded by the coding sequence ATGGCAAATCGGCAACAGCAAAATTCACCACTTGCAGCAGTAAGAATACCAGAATACAGGAGCCTTATGATTGGCCGCATGGTATTTATAATGGGTTTACGAATGATGGGTACACTTGTGGGCTGGTGGATTTACAATCTTACCAACGATCCGCTGGCAATAGGTCTTGTTGGCTTATCCGAGGTTATCCCGGCTGTATCACTTGCATTGTATGCCGGGCATGTAATTGATAAAAACGAAAAGCGGTTTATGATTTTGCGGGGCGTGCTGCTGTATGCATTATGTGCAGGCGTTTTGCTGCTTTTATCAACCAGCTTTGCAGCAGAACGATTGAGTAATCATTGGATTGCAATTGGCGTTTACACGGTAATTTTTTTTACAGGTGTTACAAGAGCTTTCACCGGGCCGGTATTTAATGTACTGGTAGCGCATATTGTACCAAAAGAAATTTTGCAGAATGCCATAACATGGAACCAGGGTGTGTGGCTTACCGCGTCGGTTGTTGGCCATGCAATGGGTGGGTTATTAATTGCCCACATTGGCATTACAGGTACATTAAGTGTAATATGTGTGCTTATTCTCATTGCTTTTTTTGTAATGCTGCAGCTAAAACCCAAACCGCCACTCCACGAGCAAGGTGAGAAACGTACATGGGAGAGTGTAAAGGAAGGACTGAGATTTGTTTTTAAAACAAAGGAACTGCTTGGTGCCATCTCGCTGGATCTTTTTGCGGTATTGTTTGGCGGTGCCGTAGCCATGGTGCCTGTGTTTGCAAGAGATATACTGCATGTAGATGCAATAGGTTTTGGCTGGTTAAATGCAGCCAGCGATATTGGCTCTATTTGTATTGTGATCATTCTTACTATTTCACCCATAGCAAAACAACATGGTAAAAAGTTGTTGTTTGCCGTAGCCGGTTTTGGCACTTGTATCATCATTTTCGGGTTGTCTGAATTTTTCTGGTTGTCGTTTTTTGTGCTTATGGTAAGTGGTATGCTGGATGGTGTAAGTGTGGTAATACGTGGTACCATAATGCAGTTGAAAACACCCGACCATATGCGGGGCCGTGTAATGAGTGTAAACAGCATGTTTATTAATTCGAGTAACGAGCTGGGCCAGTTCGAAAGCGGTGTAATGGCCCGTTTGCTTGGCAACGTGCCTTCGGTGGTTTTTGGTGGGTGTATGACCTTGCTGGTAGTTATCATTACCTGGGTAAAAGCGCCAAGTCTTCGAAAAATGGAATATTGA
- a CDS encoding YkgJ family cysteine cluster protein codes for MKDDILHNWQKKSTEHQKQYKQFLNRADKNKVLKQLPALHEAAFEKINCLDCAACCKNYSPRFKTPDIKRISKHLKMRESEFIETYLRIDEDGDYVLQVKPCPFLGAGNLCSIYEVRPSDCERFPYTDEDVILKRQQLTLKNATFCPIVYYVLEKLSS; via the coding sequence ATGAAGGACGACATTTTACATAACTGGCAAAAAAAATCCACCGAACACCAGAAACAGTACAAACAATTCTTAAACCGGGCAGACAAAAACAAAGTGCTTAAACAACTGCCGGCCCTTCATGAAGCCGCATTTGAAAAAATCAATTGCCTGGATTGTGCTGCCTGCTGCAAAAATTACTCACCACGTTTTAAAACACCGGATATCAAGCGCATCAGTAAACACCTGAAAATGCGGGAAAGCGAATTTATAGAAACGTATTTGCGTATTGACGAAGATGGTGATTATGTGCTGCAGGTAAAGCCATGCCCCTTTTTGGGTGCCGGTAATCTTTGCAGCATTTATGAAGTACGGCCATCAGATTGTGAGCGCTTTCCGTACACTGATGAGGATGTTATTCTTAAAAGACAACAGCTTACCCTCAAAAATGCTACTTTCTGCCCTATTGTGTATTATGTGCTTGAAAAATTAAGCTCCTGA